Proteins from one Setaria italica strain Yugu1 chromosome V, Setaria_italica_v2.0, whole genome shotgun sequence genomic window:
- the LOC101769772 gene encoding uncharacterized protein LOC101769772 — MGERRRRGSATAAAAPGAAAAAARAEEEKAASAAAAGKAPPPTVWFALKRSLHCRSEPSDVHVPRAKAGPAAVGGGGGNLSSIVTKRAAPRSGCSRSIANLRDVIHGSKRHPGQPPSCSPRSIGSSEFLNPIAHEVVLSTNSRCELKITGFGGCGGLGAVGTAAAHDADGGGGSDGGVVSSFVGTLRPGTPGPAWAGHGLPYSGSMRGGVRCTPPRSPNVLLERNGSLAVGHRASCEDTAKAGAGKGSGGLSCHRCGEHFGKWEALEAHHLSKHAVTELVEGDSSRKIVEIICRTSLLKSESSCVRIERVFKVHNTQRTLSRFEEYREAVKLKASKLPKKHPRCLADGNELLRFHGATLSCALGAGSGASSSLCASDRCAVCRIIRHGFSARKEGKAGVGVFTTSTSGRAFESIEAPPPASCGDDGADPAAAPRKALLVCRVIAGRVHKPLENLREFAGQTGFDSLAGKVGPYSNIEELYLLNPRALLPCFVVICKP, encoded by the exons ATGGgcgagaggaggcggcgcgggagcgccacagctgctgctgctcccggagctgctgctgctgctgcgcgggctgaggaggagaaggccgcgtcggcggcggcggcggggaaggctCCGCCGCCGACGGTGTGGTTCGCGCTGAAGCGGTCGCTACACTGCCGCTCCGAGCCATCGGATGTCCACGTGCCGCGGGCCAAGGCCGGTCCcgccgcggtcggcggcggcggcgggaacctGTCGTCGATCGTGACCAAGCGCGCGGCCCCGCGGTCGGGCTGCTCGCGCTCCATCGCCAACCTGCGGGACGTCATCCACGGGAGCAAGCGCCACCCGGGGCAGCCGCCAAGCTGCAGCCCGCGGTCCATCGGCAGCAGCGAGTTCCTCAACCCCATCGCGCACGAGGTCGTGCTCAGCACCAACTCCCGCTGCGAGCTCAAGATCACCGGCTTCGGCGGATGCGGGGGGCTCGGCGCCGTCGggaccgccgccgcgcacgacgccgacggcggcgggggatcTGACGGCGGCGTCGTGTCGTCCTTCGTCGGCACGCTCCGCCCCGGCACGCCGGGACCCGCGTGGGCCGGCCACGGACTGCCGTACAGCGGCTCCATGCGGGGCGGCGTGCGCTGCACGCCGCCGAGGTCCCCGAACGTGCTGCTGGAGCGGAACGGCTCCCTGGCGGTCGGCCACCGCGCGTCCTGCGAGGACACCGCCAAGGCCGGCGCCGGCAAGGGCTCCGGCGGGCTCAGCTGCCACCGGTGCGGCGAGCACTTCGGCAAGTGGGAGGCCCTGGAGGCGCACCACCTCTCCAAGCATGCAG TGACGGAGCTGGTGGAAGGCGACTCGTCGCGGAAGATCGTGGAGATCATCTGCCGGACGAGCCTGCTCAAGTCGGAGAGCAGCTGCGTGCGGATCGAGCGGGTGTTCAAGGTGCACAACACGCAGCGGACGCTGTCCCGCTTCGAGGAGTACCGCGAGGCCGTGAAGCTCAAGGCCAGCAAGCTGCCCAAGAAGCACCCGCGCTgcctcgccgacggcaacgAGCTGCTGCGCTTCCACGGCGCCACGCTCTCGTGCGCGCtcggcgccggctccggcgcctcCAGCAGCCTCTGCGCCTCCGACAGGTGCGCCGTGTGCCGCATCATCCGGCACGGCTTCTCCGCCAGGAAGGAAGGCAAGGCCGGCGTGGGCGTGTTCACCACCTCCACCAGCGGCCGCGCGTTCGAGTCCATCGAGGCGCCGCCCCCCGCCTCCTGCGGCGACGACGGGGCggacccggccgccgcgccgcgcaagGCGCTGCTGGTGTGCAGGGTCATCGCGGGGCGGGTGCACAAGCCACTGGAGAACCTGAGGGAGTTCGCGGGGCAGACGGGCTTCGACTCGCTCGCCGGCAAGGTCGGGCCCTACTCCAACATCGAGGAGCTGTACCTGCTGAACCCGAGGGCGCTGCTCCCGTGCTTCGTGGTCATCTGCAAACCGTAG